A genomic stretch from Falco cherrug isolate bFalChe1 chromosome 1, bFalChe1.pri, whole genome shotgun sequence includes:
- the CACNG5 gene encoding voltage-dependent calcium channel gamma-5 subunit, whose amino-acid sequence MSACGRRALTLLSSVFAVCGLGLLGISVSTDYWLYLEEGIVQPQNQTAEIKLSLHSGLWRVCFLAGEERGRCFTIEYVMPMNIQLTSESTVNVLKMIRSATPFPLVSLFFMFIGFILSNIGHIRPHRTILAFVSGIFFILSGLSLVVGLVLYISSINDEMLNRTKDSETFFNYKYGWSFAFSAISFLLTESAGVMSVYLFMKRYTAEDIYRPHPGFYRPRLSNCSDYSGQFLHPDAWARGRSPSDISSEASLQMNSNYPALLKCPDYDQMSSSPC is encoded by the exons ATGAGCGCCTGCGGCAGGAGGGCGCTGACCCTGCTCAGCAGCGTGTTCGCCGTCTGCGGCCTCGGCCTCTTGGGCATCTCCGTCAGCACCGACTACTGGCTCTACCTGGAGGAGGGCATCGTCCAGCCCCAGAACCAGACGGCGGAGATCAAACTGTCGCTGCACTCGGGGCTCTGGAGGGTCTGCTTTCTGGCAG GTGAAGAGCGTGGCCGGTGCTTCACTATCGAATACGTCATGCCCATGAACATCCAGCTGACGTCTGAATCCACAGTCAATGTCCTCA AGATGATCCGCTCTGCCACCCCCTTCCCTCTGGTCAGCCTTTTCTTCATGTTCATCGGCTTCATCCTGAGCAACATTGGCCACATTCGGCCTCACAGGACCATCCTCGCCTTCGTCTCGGGGATATTCTTCATCCTGTCAG GTCTGTCCttggtggtggggctggtgctCTACATATCCAGCATTAACGATGAGATGCTGAACAGGACCAAGGACTCGGAAACGTTCTTCAATTACAAATACGGATGGTCATTTGCCTTCTCTGCCATCTCGTTCCTTCTGACGGAG AGCGCCGGGGTGATGTCTGTTTACCTGTTCATGAAGCGGTACACGGCCGAGGACATCTACCGACCTCACCCCGGCTTCTACCGGCCCCGTCTGAGCAACTGCTCGGACTACTCGGGGCAGTTCCTGCACCCGGACGCGTGGGCGCGGGGACGCAGCCCTTCGGATATCTCCAGCGAGGCGTCCCTGCAGATGAACAGTAACTACCCGGCCCTGCTCAAGTGCCCCGACTACGACCAGATGTCCTCGTCCCCCTGTTGA